A region of the Pseudomonas anguilliseptica genome:
GGTAGATCTGTGTGTCTTCGCGCACCTGAATACCCTGCTCGGGATGCAGTTCCAGGTCGAGTGCAGTCAGGTAGTAGTCATAGGTATAGGGTTTGCCCGCGCGCTGGATGGCATACCAGATTTGCGGCTTGCTCCAGTTGCGGTGCGACTTGAGCAGGATCTCGGCGCCTTGTTGCGTCAGTCGCTCGTCATTCAGGCGTGAGACTTTGCGGGCGGTGGATTTGACCACGCTGGACATGCCCGCCGAGGCGCGGTTGAACTCTTCGGCCAGTTTGCCGGACTGGCGCTCTTTGGCCAGGCCATGCAGCTCCTGGGCGAACACGCTCAGGGTTTTCTCATTAGGAATCGTTTTGCCGTCCCAGCGTTGCAGCTCGCTCAGGGTCAGCGGAATCAGGGTGGCCACCGTCGGGTGGTGAACGCTGCGCCAGAGCATGCTGGCAATCGGTGCGACGAAGGTCAGCAGGATAAACACCAGCAGCGGTACGACAAACAGAAAGGCGGTGAGGCGTTTCTTGTTGCGGGCGTTGGAGGCTTGGCTGGCTTCGGTAGACGTGAGGGAGGACAAGGCGTTACTCCGTAAATCCTGCCCCCTCTCCCGCAGGAGAGGGGGCAGGGCGGGTTACTTCAACAGCCACTCGTTGAATTTTTCACCGAGGGATTCGCCGTAGTCAGCCCAGAAGTCCGAACCGGCCTGGATGCCTTTGCTCAGGTGAGCAGTCGGCAGGTGCGGTGCGGCGCTCTGGTCAGCCAGTGGCATGGAGGATTTGCGGGTTGGGCCGTAGGCCACGTCCGGCATACCGGCCAGTGGAGTGGAGCCGGTGGCGTAGGCAATAAATTTCAGTGCCAGGTCCTTTTTCGGCGAGCCTTTGACGATGGCCCAGGCATCGAGATCGTAGACGTGGCCGTCCCAGACGATGACGAAGGGTTTTTTCTCCTGGCGGATGGCGTCATAGAAACGGCCATTGGCCGACTGCACCAGCACCGCGCCGCCATCGTTGAGCAGTTGTGGCGCCTGCGACCAGGAGTCGAACCAGACGATGTCCTGCTTGATGGTGTCCAGCTTGGCAAAGGCACGGGCCTGGCCTTCCGGGGTCGACCGCTCGTCATAGACTTCGCCCGGCGGCACGCCGTCAGCCAGCAAAGCCCATTCCATGTTCACCTGCGGACGTTTGCGCATGGCGCGCTTGCCGGGGATTTTGCTGGTGTCGAAGAAGTCAGCGATGCTCGCGGCTTTGGTGCCACCGATGGTTTTCTCGTTGTAGGCGAAGACCACCGACCAGACGATATTGCCGACTGCGCACTCGCTGGCTAGGGCTTCGGGAATAAAGTCTTTAGCGGCCGGAACGCCGTCGATACCGGCCGGCAGGATGTCGCGCGGGATGCTTTCCAGCAGACCTTCGGAGCAGGCGCGCTCAAGGTCGATCACCTCGAAGTCGACCACGTCCCACTGGATATTGCCAGACTCGACCTGGGCTTTGATCTCGGCCACACCGCCGGTGTAATCCTCGAACAGGACCTTGTTGCCGGTGTCTTTCATAAACGGGTCGATCACGTGTTTCTGCTGGGCTGCGCCGTAGGCACCGCCCCATGACACGACTGTCAGGGTTTCCTCGGCGCTGGCGGCGAAACTTGCTGTGCCTAGCGCGGCGGCGAGGGCGAAGGTGGAAAAGCGGGTGGTCAGTGTTCTAGCCATTGCTGTGCTCCATTGCTTCTGCTTCTAGTTATCAGGGTCAGGTTGGTGTGGCGACTGGGCGATCCAGTGCCTGGCTGTCTTGCGGCAGCCAGGCAAGGGCTACTTCTTCCTTGGCACTGAGTTGCGGGGCGCTGCTGTCATTCATGTTCTTCACCACCAGCTCGGTGCCGTCAGCGGTCTCGAAGTGGTAACGGATGTATTCGCCGACGTAATGCCGGGTGACGAAGCGCGCCATCACCTGATTGCCGGTGCTGCCAAGACGCTCGGTAAAACTGAGCTTTTCCGGGCGAATGGACACGGTGGTGGGCTGGCCGATCTCGGTGCAGTTGGCTTTCAGGGTGCTGACCAGGCCGCCATCCTCCAGGCGCACCTGCACGTTGTCCGCGCCAACGCTTTCGATCACGCCCTTGAGCTTGTTGCTCTCGCCGATAAAGTCGGCGACGAACAGGTTGGCCGGGCGCTCGTAGAGCACATGGGGCGGCGCGCATTGCTGGACGATGCCGTTGTTGAATACGGCGATGCGGTCGCTCATGGTCAGCGCTTCGGTCTGGTCGTGGGTCACGTAGATCACGGTAAAGCCGAGCTGCTCGTGCAGGCGCTTGATCTCGAACTGCATCTGCTCGCGCAGCTTCTTGTCGAGGGCGCCGAGGGGTTCATCCATCAGTACGATGTCGGGGGCGAAGATCAGCGCGCTGGCCAGGGAAGCGGTTGCCGAAATCCAGTAGCTCGACCAGTGACAGGTATTCGTCGACCTTGGCGCGAATCACCTCTTTGGGCTGTTTGCGGATCTTCAGCGGGTAGGCCAGGTTTTCGCGCAGGGTCATGTGCGGGAACAGCGCGTACTGCTGGAATACCATGCCGATATTGCGCTGGTAGGGGGCGATGCTGGTGACTGAGCGGCCGTTGATCAGGATCTCGCCGCTGGTCACGTCC
Encoded here:
- a CDS encoding ABC transporter substrate-binding protein; the protein is MARTLTTRFSTFALAAALGTASFAASAEETLTVVSWGGAYGAAQQKHVIDPFMKDTGNKVLFEDYTGGVAEIKAQVESGNIQWDVVDFEVIDLERACSEGLLESIPRDILPAGIDGVPAAKDFIPEALASECAVGNIVWSVVFAYNEKTIGGTKAASIADFFDTSKIPGKRAMRKRPQVNMEWALLADGVPPGEVYDERSTPEGQARAFAKLDTIKQDIVWFDSWSQAPQLLNDGGAVLVQSANGRFYDAIRQEKKPFVIVWDGHVYDLDAWAIVKGSPKKDLALKFIAYATGSTPLAGMPDVAYGPTRKSSMPLADQSAAPHLPTAHLSKGIQAGSDFWADYGESLGEKFNEWLLK